From a single Aureimonas sp. AU20 genomic region:
- a CDS encoding Gfo/Idh/MocA family protein, which yields MTYAIGNDVPLGIACLGITHPHTSGRVKAFQRMSNAKLLGAFDNSPLLDPFVDAMGIAKRTKGEILSDPDVHAVLIHPKSYLMADWAIEAMEAGKAVLCEKPAGRGSVDTVRLVEAVEKTGQLFQVGYCWRYAPSVDRMQEVLKAGQLGKVLQVRAHAGCSHHEADTDHMRQPGDIGGAFYVIGCHTMDRLLLHFGIPTSVNARITKFEGVMTPNAREDAVGAILNYPDKIITVDFMSWDPLPWTESWDITAYGTEGVMHSRPLPASYKLYSTGKAGLPEGWTEWNETSFPEIWAVRKTVYSPEIAEIGNPVYFDREAAAFANSLRTGALSNVPASQAHNINRILEALFQSSSQNGAEVQL from the coding sequence ATGACCTACGCCATCGGAAACGACGTCCCGCTCGGGATCGCCTGCCTCGGCATCACGCACCCTCATACCTCGGGACGCGTGAAGGCGTTCCAGCGCATGTCGAACGCGAAGCTGCTCGGCGCCTTCGACAACAGCCCGCTCCTCGACCCATTCGTCGACGCCATGGGGATCGCCAAGCGCACCAAGGGGGAGATCCTCTCCGACCCGGACGTCCACGCGGTCCTGATCCATCCAAAGAGCTACCTCATGGCTGACTGGGCCATCGAGGCGATGGAGGCCGGCAAGGCCGTCCTCTGCGAGAAGCCCGCCGGCCGTGGATCGGTCGACACCGTGCGTCTGGTCGAAGCCGTCGAGAAGACGGGTCAGCTTTTCCAAGTCGGTTACTGCTGGCGCTACGCACCCTCCGTCGACCGGATGCAGGAGGTCCTGAAGGCGGGCCAGCTCGGCAAGGTGCTCCAAGTCCGGGCCCACGCGGGCTGCTCGCATCATGAGGCGGACACCGACCATATGCGCCAGCCCGGCGACATCGGCGGCGCCTTCTACGTGATCGGCTGCCACACCATGGATCGCCTGCTCCTGCATTTCGGGATACCGACGTCGGTGAATGCCCGCATCACCAAGTTCGAAGGGGTGATGACGCCGAACGCCCGCGAGGACGCGGTCGGGGCGATCCTGAACTACCCCGACAAGATCATCACGGTCGACTTCATGTCCTGGGACCCGCTGCCCTGGACCGAGAGCTGGGACATCACCGCCTACGGCACGGAGGGCGTCATGCACTCTCGTCCGCTCCCGGCGTCCTACAAGCTCTACAGCACGGGCAAGGCCGGGCTCCCCGAGGGCTGGACCGAGTGGAACGAGACGAGCTTCCCGGAGATTTGGGCCGTCCGAAAGACGGTCTACTCGCCCGAGATCGCCGAGATCGGGAACCCCGTCTATTTCGACCGCGAGGCTGCGGCCTTCGCGAATTCCCTGCGGACGGGCGCGCTCTCGAACGTCCCGGCGAGCCAAGCCCACAACATCAACCGTATCCTCGAGGCGCTCTTCCAGTCGTCCTCCCAGAACGGTGCCGAGGTCCAGCTCTGA
- the iolG gene encoding inositol 2-dehydrogenase translates to MVRIAVLGAGRIGKIHAASVAANPKATLVAVADPYPTTVQPVAQAHGAEAMTDVLAAITRPDVDAVVIGTPTDTHVEYLTKAVELGKAVLCEKPIDLDIAESEKAAANVERLGGKVMLAFNRRFDTTFAEIRRSIDAGRIGEVRQVVISSRDPGMPPAAYVKSSGGIFRDMTIHDLDMARWLLGEEPVLVTAVGSRLVDPDLLEQYDDYDTVMMTLQTASGKQAVINNCREAVYGYDQRVEVLGSTGLLTHDNLRPTTMRLTTAEMTDAQEPLLNFFLERYAQAYRAEMNAFIDAVAGDKPMPTTVRDGVLALRLAECAVESVRTGRAVAV, encoded by the coding sequence ATGGTTAGAATTGCAGTTCTCGGCGCAGGGCGCATCGGCAAGATCCACGCGGCGAGCGTGGCAGCGAACCCCAAGGCGACGCTGGTCGCGGTCGCCGATCCCTATCCGACGACGGTTCAGCCCGTGGCTCAGGCGCATGGCGCCGAGGCGATGACCGACGTCCTGGCGGCGATCACGCGCCCGGATGTCGATGCCGTGGTCATCGGCACGCCCACCGATACCCATGTCGAATATCTGACGAAGGCCGTGGAGCTCGGAAAGGCGGTTCTCTGCGAGAAGCCGATCGATCTCGACATCGCCGAAAGCGAGAAAGCCGCCGCCAATGTCGAGCGTCTGGGCGGCAAGGTGATGCTTGCCTTCAACCGTCGCTTCGACACGACCTTCGCCGAGATCCGCCGGTCGATCGACGCCGGGCGCATCGGGGAGGTCCGTCAGGTCGTCATCTCCAGCCGCGACCCGGGAATGCCGCCTGCGGCCTACGTGAAGAGCTCCGGCGGCATCTTCCGCGACATGACGATCCACGACCTCGACATGGCCCGCTGGCTGCTCGGCGAGGAACCGGTGCTGGTCACGGCCGTCGGTTCGCGACTGGTCGATCCCGACCTTCTCGAACAATATGACGACTACGACACCGTCATGATGACCTTGCAGACCGCGAGCGGCAAGCAGGCGGTCATCAACAACTGCCGCGAGGCGGTCTATGGCTACGACCAGCGCGTCGAGGTGCTGGGCTCCACCGGCCTGCTGACGCACGACAACCTTCGTCCGACGACGATGCGCCTCACCACGGCCGAGATGACCGACGCGCAGGAGCCGCTCCTGAACTTCTTCCTCGAGCGCTACGCGCAGGCCTACCGGGCCGAGATGAATGCGTTCATCGACGCGGTCGCCGGCGACAAGCCGATGCCGACCACCGTGCGCGACGGGGTCCTGGCCCTGCGGTTGGCGGAGTGCGCAGTGGAGTCCGTCCGCACGGGTCGCGCCGTCGCCGTCTGA
- a CDS encoding Dabb family protein, giving the protein MIKHIVMWNMAGETREARSEAANFLRTRFEELRDEVPGLLHLEVGLDHSCVDYACDVVLYTEFESQEALDAYATHPAHMRVKGELGQMRIARYQVDYAVAGSAA; this is encoded by the coding sequence ATGATCAAGCATATCGTGATGTGGAACATGGCCGGCGAAACCCGGGAAGCCCGCTCCGAGGCGGCGAACTTCCTGCGGACCCGCTTCGAGGAGCTGCGCGACGAGGTGCCCGGCCTTCTCCACCTCGAAGTCGGCCTCGACCATAGCTGCGTCGACTATGCCTGCGACGTCGTTCTCTACACCGAGTTCGAAAGCCAGGAGGCGCTCGACGCCTACGCGACCCATCCCGCTCACATGCGGGTGAAGGGCGAGCTCGGCCAGATGCGGATCGCACGCTACCAGGTCGATTACGCCGTCGCCGGAAGCGCTGCCTGA